The window AGAGCCATCTTGACCGCAGCGGTATTGCCCACCGCACGTTCGACGGTGTTGAACCCGATCCGTCGCTGGAAACCGTGACCAAGGGCACCAGGCTCTTCATGCAGGATCAGGCGGATGCGGTTATCGCCCTTGGCGGCGGCTCTGCCATCGATGCGGCCAAGGCCATCATGTATTTCGCCTACAAGGCGGGCGGCGAAGTGAAAAAGCCGTTGCTGGTAGCCATTCCCACCACCAGCGGCACCGGTTCCGAAGTGACGGCCATCTCCGTGGTGACGGACAAGGTCAATGAGGTGAAGATTCCCCTCAACGACGAGCTCCTGATTCCCGACATGGCCATTCTGGACGCGCGCTTCACCCGTACCGTTCCGCCCCACGTGACTGCAGCCACCGGCATGGACGTGCTGACGCACGCCATCGAGGCTTACACGTCGCGCAAGGCAAACGCGTTTACGACGATCTATGCGGAACACGCCATCCGTTACGTGTTCAAGTACCTGCTTCGCGCCTACCGCCACGGCGACGACATGGAAGCACGCGAAATGATGCTTCTTGCGTCCTGCATGGCCGGTCTGGCCTTCAACAACAGCGGGCTCGGCATTACGCACAGCATCGCCCACAGCCTTGGCGGCATCTTCCATGTGCCCCACGGCCTTGCCAACTCCGTGGTGCTGCCCTTCGTCATCCGCTTCAACAGCTTTGACGTGGGTGTGAAGTACCGCGAAATCGCGGATATCCTCGGCCTTCCCTGTTCCTCTGTGGAGGAAGGCACCACCAGCCTTATCAAGGCTGTGCGTGACCTGAACGAGGCCATGGGCATTCCCGGCAGAATCGGCGCGCTGAAGATCGACGAAACCATCTTCCGTGAGCATCTGGATACCATGTCCAAGAATGTGCTCGAAGACATCTGCACGGCTGGCAACCCCAGAAGACCGTCAGAGGACAATATCAGGCAGCTCCTTGAGCAGGCCTGGTAGGAGTTTGATTACAATCCCCAATGCATGAATAGCCGCCGCATCTGTTAGCGCCATGGGTCGGACAGATGGATGCGGCGGCGAAACGGGCCGGTTTGCCGCCGGCGAGGGCAGTTCCGTGGGAGAACAGATAGTAGATATAATCAGGAATGCAGGCGTTGTCGGTGCTGGCGGCGCGGGGCTTCCGACACATGTAAAGGCTGCCGCCACGGTTGATACCGTGCTGGTGAACGGGGCCTCCTGTGAGCCGTTGCTCATGAGCGACCCCTACCTTCTGGAAGCCGAGATCGAGACCGTCATCCGCGGCCTGAAGGCCGTGATGGAATGTACCAAGGCCACCAGAGGCATCATCTGTCTCAAGGGCAAGCACGGCAAGGCCATGGCCGCCGTTCGCGAGGCCGTTGCGCGTCATGCCGGTGAAGGTCTTGAAGCCTTCGAACTCAGAGATTTCTACCCCGCAGGGGACGAGCATGTGCTCGTGCATGAAGTGCTGGGCAAGACCGTGCCTGAGCGCGGCATTCCCCTGCAGATCGGCGCGGTTGTGAGCAACGTGGAGTCGCTCTACAACATTGCGCTGGCCATGGACGGCAAGCCCGTCACCCATCGCTACCTCACCATCACCGGCGAAATCGCCCACCCCATGGTGGTGAAGGTGCCCGTGGGCACGCTCGTTTCCGACGTGATTGCGTTTGCAGGCGGTGCGACCATTGCCGATTACCGCGTAGTGGACGGCGGTCCCATGATGGGACGCGTGCTGCCGGACGTGAACCAGCCCGTGACCAAGACCACCAGCGGCCTCATTCTGCTGCCGCCAGACCACACCGTTGTGGCTGGCAAGGTCATGGATCCCGTGCGTATGCGTCGCATCACCAACTCCGTGTGCTGCCAGTGTACCCGCTGTACGGACCTGTGCCCCAGAAACCTGCTCGGGCACTCCCTGCATCCCCACAAGCTCATGCGTATTCCGGACAGCCTTGTGGCCTCCAGCCCCGTTGCCCGTGAAGCGCTGCTTTGTTCCGAATGCGGCATCTGCGAAAAGTTCGCCTGCCCCATGATGGTTTCCCCCCGCGAAGTGAACGCCCAGATCAAGAAGGTACTCATGCGCGAGGGCGCAAAGTGGGAATCCTCCGGCAAGGAACTGGTGACCAATCCCTTCCGCGCCAGCCGTCAGATTCCTACCATGCGGCTTATTCAGCGCCTCAATATTGAAAAGTACTACTCGCACACCGAGTTCGGCGGCGAGTTCACCCCCTCCGTGGTGCAGATCCGTCTTGGTCAGCACATCGGAGCCCCCGCCGCATGCGTTGTTGCCGTTGGCGACAAGGTGCTGCAGGGCGACCTCATCGGCGAGATTCCGGAAAAGGCCATGGGCGCGCGCATTCACGCGAGCATCAGCGGCACGGTAGAAGCCATCGCGGATGGCGTGGTAACCATCAGGGCTTAGGATCTAGGTGAATACTATGAATTTGCGCACTATAGGTTGTGTTGAGCTGAACAGCGTGGCGCTGGGCATGCAGGCCGCAGACGCCA is drawn from Desulfovibrio mangrovi and contains these coding sequences:
- a CDS encoding 1-propanol dehydrogenase PduQ, encoding MTQFYGKTKICYGEDALETLEHLPAKQAFIVTDPFMVKTGFIDRIKSHLDRSGIAHRTFDGVEPDPSLETVTKGTRLFMQDQADAVIALGGGSAIDAAKAIMYFAYKAGGEVKKPLLVAIPTTSGTGSEVTAISVVTDKVNEVKIPLNDELLIPDMAILDARFTRTVPPHVTAATGMDVLTHAIEAYTSRKANAFTTIYAEHAIRYVFKYLLRAYRHGDDMEAREMMLLASCMAGLAFNNSGLGITHSIAHSLGGIFHVPHGLANSVVLPFVIRFNSFDVGVKYREIADILGLPCSSVEEGTTSLIKAVRDLNEAMGIPGRIGALKIDETIFREHLDTMSKNVLEDICTAGNPRRPSEDNIRQLLEQAW
- a CDS encoding SLBB domain-containing protein, translating into MGRTDGCGGETGRFAAGEGSSVGEQIVDIIRNAGVVGAGGAGLPTHVKAAATVDTVLVNGASCEPLLMSDPYLLEAEIETVIRGLKAVMECTKATRGIICLKGKHGKAMAAVREAVARHAGEGLEAFELRDFYPAGDEHVLVHEVLGKTVPERGIPLQIGAVVSNVESLYNIALAMDGKPVTHRYLTITGEIAHPMVVKVPVGTLVSDVIAFAGGATIADYRVVDGGPMMGRVLPDVNQPVTKTTSGLILLPPDHTVVAGKVMDPVRMRRITNSVCCQCTRCTDLCPRNLLGHSLHPHKLMRIPDSLVASSPVAREALLCSECGICEKFACPMMVSPREVNAQIKKVLMREGAKWESSGKELVTNPFRASRQIPTMRLIQRLNIEKYYSHTEFGGEFTPSVVQIRLGQHIGAPAACVVAVGDKVLQGDLIGEIPEKAMGARIHASISGTVEAIADGVVTIRA